The Gasterosteus aculeatus chromosome 8, fGasAcu3.hap1.1, whole genome shotgun sequence genome has a window encoding:
- the map2k2a gene encoding dual specificity mitogen-activated protein kinase kinase 2a codes for MAPKRRPVPLNITPIGEGQAISNTIDAASEANLEALQKKLGELDLDEQQRKRLEAFLTQKAQVGELKDEDFEPICELGAGNGGVVNKVRHKPSGLVMARKLIHLEIKPAIRNQIIRELQVLHECNSPYIVGFYGAFYSDGEISICMEHMDGGSLDQVLKEARRIPEEILGKVSIAVLRGLAYLREKHQIMHRDVKPSNILVNSRGEIKLCDFGVSGQLIDSMANSFVGTRSYMSPERLQGTHYSVQSDVWSMGLSLVELAIGRYPIPPPEPKELESIFGRAILDGAEGEPHANTQRPRPPGRPVSGHGMDSRPAMAIFELLDYIVNEPPPKLPLGVFTNDFQDFVTKCLIKNPAERADLKMLMSHTFIKRSEVEEVDFAGYLCKTMGLNQPSTPTRGTE; via the exons ATGGCTCCTAAAAGAAGACCCGTTCCCCTGAACATAACGCCCATCGGGGAGGGACAGGCCATCTCGAACACCATCGATGCTGCTTCTGA agCCAACCTGGAGGCCTTGCAGAAGAAGCTGGGTGAGTTGGACCTGGacgagcagcagaggaagcgaCTGGAGGCCTTTCTGACCCAGAAGGCCCAGGTCGGGGAGCTGAAGGACGAGGATTTCGAGCCCATCTGCGAGTTGGGTGCCGGCAATGGAGGAGTGGTCAACAAGGTCCGCCACAAGCCCTCAGGCCTGGTCATGGCCCGCAAG TTGATCCACCTTGAGATCAAGCCCGCCATCAGAAACCAGATCATCAGAGAGCTGCAGGTGCTGCATGAATGCAACTCTCCCTACATTGTGGGCTTTTATGGGGCCTTCTACAGCGACGGGGAGATCAGCATCTGTATGGAGCACATG GATGGTGGATCTCTGGACCAGGTCCTGAAGGAAGCCAGAAGAATCCCAGAAGAAATCCTGGGGAAAGTTAGCATAGCT GTATTGAGGGGCTTAGCCTACCTGCGGGAGAAGCACCAGATCATGCACAGAG ATGTCAAGCCCTCCAACATCCTGGTCAACTCCCGCGGGGAGATCAAGCTGTGCGACTTTGGCGTGAGCGGGCAGCTCATAGATTCCATGGCCAACTCCTTCGTTGGAACACGCTCCTACATGTCG CCGGAGAGACTGCAGGGCACTCACTACTCGGTTCAGTCCGACGTGTGGAGCATGGGCCTGTCCCTGGTGGAGCTGGCGATCGGCCGCTACCCCATCCCCCCACCCGAGCCCAAAGAGCTGGAGTCCATCTTCGGACGGGCCATCCTGGACGGGGCCGAGGGGGAGCCTCACGCCAACACGCAGAGGCCCCGACCGCCGGGCAGACCCGTGAGCG GGCACGGGATGGACAGCAGACCTGCCATGGCCATCTTTGAACTTTTGGACTACATTGTGAATGAG cctccaCCTAAGCTGCCACTTGGGGTCTTTACCAATGACTTCCAAGACTTTGTGACTAAATG TCTGATCAAAAACCCAGCCGAGAGGGCCGACCTGAAGATGTTGATG AGTCACACCTTCATCAAACGATCCGAGGTCGAGGAAGTGGACTTTGCCGGCTATTTGTGCAAAACCATGGGCCTCAACCAGCCCAGCACGCCCACCCGCGGCACTGAGTGA